ATCTTCGATTGCCTCAGCATACTCCCTTGAAATTTTCATATTCAGGTTCGTTGGCATAAGGACAGAAGATAGAAGTGCCAAACAAGCAAACTTAATCCGGGTCTCTCGCTCTGTGACTGTTTTGCGTCGCAGCATCTTGATTACAGATGAGACGGTCACGACTTCAACTTTCCCAAACAACGCCGGCCAATACGGTTTCTCGGTGATAGTTTCTTTAAGCTTCGTCTTCGACTTCGGGGGGAACTTCCCACAAGGCAATCCAGTAACAATCGCAAACTCTCTCAGCGAGAACCTTATAGGATGACCCGCAAACCTAAACCATGCTTCATGTTTCTTCTTGATCTTCATCTGTCTTGACATTAGATACCTCGCGAATCTTCCAGAAAATGCAGGTTTGTCTGCAATCTCGATTATTTTACCAAAAGACGACTCCAATATCACACCTTTTTCCTCCTCTTCCAACGCATTGACAATCCGTTTTATGGCTCGTGATGATTGGTACGTCAGAACACGAAGTCCGACCGGTTCTTCTCCGGCGGCGAACATCATCTCCGGTATTGATTCCATCTTATCAGATCCGACCTTCAAGTCTATCTCTCTCCAATCCGAGAAGTTACCCTTTTTTCTGGTAAGTTGATCAATCCTGATTCTGATAACCTCCCTTAAGTACCACTACAAAACCTCTGCATGCCTGTGCAATCCCCGAGGAGCctaccgtttttgaaaattgaacCTTTCACACGCAACCTTGCGTGTTTTTGTGGTTAATAGGTTACCAACTAGCCTACAGTATTCTGATCAAGGACAAATGTCAGACTGATAAACACAGCTAATTGTAGGGTTAAAATCGGAATACTCACCTATCTTCCAACTTTCGAAACATATATACCCACTTACCTAATTACCGACTCTTCTATGGTTATTTACCTAAAtgactctattttttactcatatggttttaaaatcatgtgtatcttcttataatattaaataaaagttcatattaatacaattttatgatcatttgtaacttattatgacaaaaaaataatctattgatcacaaaattttcagagtggggatcttcaaatttctaataatttatagacgttttgaaaaattcaaaatataacatataagaaaaaatataaatgtttttattatatatttaatgtgattttaaatatcttttaataatataaaattaaaaaaagaactaagatacaaaaattgttatcaaatatttattattcataataattaattttcacatatacgttaatcatattaggtaatttcgtagcttttatttaaggaaagtgcaaaacattttttggtacgttatttatcaattcgatagtaaGTTTTATAAAaggtgtaatataagttaagatggaccaactttttttctaaaaatagtatattttgtatagttatttattaaataagaatttataatcatacggttctatgatcattcatatcgttttacaacaaaatatttaaatcattgataacaaaattttcaatctgaaacctttaataagtttataatttataaatgttcttgaaaattcattgaaagttttaatattaaaatatttatgtaatcttgtggtatatagtgtttaatctacatatatatatatttattttattattaaatgatattttttactcatatggttttaaaataatgtgtatcttcttataataaaaatgttaaaccattgatcattaatttttaacataataattttaatagttttagtcatttattgtcgtttttaaaaattcaaaatataacatatacgaaaaaatctaaattttatttttatagcaaatttgattgtttaatttattttaataatataaaattaaacaaaaaatgatggaggagatataaattgttatcaaatctttattattaaaattattaattgtcatatatatatattagtcatttatggtaattccgtaggttttatttaaggaaagaaaataacatatcatatcattatatcatatagtttgaccaacttatgtatctaacaacatataaaaatcgaatgtggacctacttatttttcaattaaatgtaattgactacctaattgagtgccacctatacATTGGGgtctcttttaattaatacaaaattgaagttacatcttttcaaatgttcctcaattaatatataagggattagtTGAAAACCGTTACTTTTTCAGCACAACACAAGCTTAAACTTGAGCCACAAGAAATAGGGTTTTACTAACTTACTTTGTGAGTTAGGGTTGAATGATTGCTGGGCAAAAGACAGAGATTCGTAGTAAGCTTTGAAGTGATCTGGATACTGATGCTCAAGGTTATCAAAAACTACAAAACCCCAACGTTATTATTAGCCAACGTTCCTCCGACCCATTAACCATTCCTTGAAAAATGAATTTACGTTACCTGTGTTGGTCCAAATAGGGTTGGTTTGAAATTGAACCGATAGATGATTAACGATCTCTTCTCTGCTCATGAAGCGTTGCATGCATTCCAGGATCCTATCAACGGAGCCAAGAAAGAACAAGAGATTACTATGGATCTTCGAATCCATTATACTCTTCAATTCAAGTAGCGTAATCTCCCACCCTTCTCATATGCGTAAGCTTCAGTCCCCCCCTCTCTTCGTTTGCTCCTGCCTCTCTGGATTTCTGCTATGGCGGATCTACCTGGAATCTTAGTGTGTGCTAGGCATCCCTGAAGAGTCGGCGAGGAGGTCATGAGCAGATCGGATTTTGGGTTCTTGTTTCTCTGGTTGTTCGGAGTACCGTGTCAGATCCGGCTTCTCAAGGTGTGGAAGAGAAGCTCCAGAGCGTCGCTGCCTCCTCTCTTGTTCACTGGTTCCTCTGTTCTC
Above is a window of Brassica napus cultivar Da-Ae chromosome A10, Da-Ae, whole genome shotgun sequence DNA encoding:
- the LOC125579230 gene encoding uncharacterized protein LOC125579230; its protein translation is MESIPEMMFAAGEEPVGLRVLTYQSSRAIKRIVNALEEEEKGVILESSFGKIIEIADKPAFSGRFARYLMSRQMKIKKKHEAWFRFAGHPIRFSLREFAIVTGLPCGKFPPKSKTKLKETITEKPYWPALFGKVEVVTVSSVIKMLRRKTVTERETRIKFACLALLSSVLMPTNLNMKISREYAEAIEDLGEFFAYPWGRVAFEMLMGSIKERDEITLSQNTIAVKGFALALQLVMVEAVPSLTEVVQETCSSSESDSADDVEDGAEKSSKKQTLSPAHARSIDKKPEVCIMT